In the Plasmodium chabaudi chabaudi strain AS genome assembly, chromosome: 13 genome, one interval contains:
- a CDS encoding fam-a protein produces MNKRCIKIAFCLLSMLVCMSDNALASEDTPEVQAIRKYAQRSKARRSAALRKRIPYNIPKTFTYCIPIVKKQKRQPNLWTKLQHVYNIMLQIQTIIIYFKNTKVIYLYILRSYEDIINFLWNPNAPYMYCDDFINGKFARVYNPNLVMIQHRYKNRTQSARGYYYAIAKKAQISEDTTIIVMSSANINDYNPSKKIYKNRIIERANSFKTNIDSEDDIRNGELIKMFVNLSGFIIKKEDTHVDITHIDSILYRCTYL; encoded by the exons atgaataaaagaTGCATTAAAATCGCTTTTTGTCTTTTAAGCATGCTCGTATGTATGAGCGATAATGCCCTTGCAAGTGAAGATACCCCAGAGGTTCAAGCTATACGGAAATATGCCCAGCGCAGTAAAGCTCGACGTAGTGCTGCATTACGCAAACGGATTCCCTACAATATTCC CAAAACATTCACCTATTGTATACCAATCGtaaagaaacaaaaaaggCAGCCAAACTTATGGACGAAGCTGCAACATGTTTACAATATCATGCTTCAAATACAGacgattattatttatttcaaaaatacGAAGGTgatatatctttatattttaagaaGC TATGAAGACATAATAAACTTTTTATGGAATCCCAATGCACCCTATATGTACTGTGACGATTTTATTAATG gaAAATTTGCCCGTGTGTACAATCCAAATTTAGTAATGATACAACATCGTTACAAAAATCGTACTCAATCAGCTCGAGGATATTATTATGCTATCGCCAAAAAAGCTCAA aTATCAGAAGACACAACTATAATTGTCATGTCTTcagcaaatataaatgactACAATCcttccaaaaaaatatataaaaacagaATAATAGAAAGAGCAAATTCATTCAAAACTAATATTGATTCTGAAGATGACATTAGAAATGgggaattaataaaaatgtttgtTAACTTATCCGGatttatcattaaaaaagaagacACACATGTTGATATAACCCACATCGACTCT attcTTTATAGAtgcacatatttataa